In the Novosphingobium sp. 9 genome, one interval contains:
- the lspA gene encoding signal peptidase II, giving the protein MSTVRNPWPRRVIGLVFAAVVFAADQGLKGWLVNGLQLREKGVIDLLPIFDFRFTQNPGVSLGLFTAGSPEGRWALVAMTAAIAGFVFIWLLREKRLFEIVALGGVLGGALGNIRDRFTLGYVVDYADLHFGEWRPFLIFNLADVAITLGVLFILARSLLSRDKPEDVAVDPAPES; this is encoded by the coding sequence GTGAGTACGGTTCGCAACCCTTGGCCGCGCCGTGTGATCGGGCTGGTCTTTGCCGCTGTGGTCTTCGCCGCCGATCAGGGGCTGAAAGGCTGGCTGGTCAATGGCTTGCAGCTGCGCGAAAAGGGCGTGATCGACCTTTTGCCGATCTTCGACTTCCGTTTCACGCAGAACCCCGGCGTTTCGCTGGGCCTGTTCACGGCGGGCTCGCCGGAGGGGCGCTGGGCGCTGGTGGCGATGACCGCCGCGATTGCCGGTTTCGTGTTCATCTGGCTGCTGCGCGAGAAGCGCCTGTTCGAGATCGTCGCGCTGGGCGGCGTGCTGGGTGGTGCGCTGGGCAATATCCGTGACCGGTTCACGCTGGGCTATGTCGTCGACTATGCCGACCTGCACTTTGGTGAGTGGCGCCCGTTCCTGATCTTCAACCTTGCCGACGTCGCGATCACGCTCGGCGTCCTGTTTATCCTTGCCCGATCCCTTCTTTCGCGCGACAAGCCCGAAGATGTTGCGGTCGATCCCGCCCCGGAGAGTTGA
- the ileS gene encoding isoleucine--tRNA ligase, giving the protein MTEQRDFRPTVFLPKTDFPMKAGLPQKEPGILARWQADDIYARTREARAGREQFILHDGPPYANGDMHIGHALNHILKDMVARTQTLLGKDAPYVPGWDCHGLPIEWKVEEEYRKKKRNKDEVPAEEFRAECRAYAANWVNVQREQLKRLGVNGNWDKPYLTMDPEAEGTIVGELLKFAESGQLYRGAKPVMWSPVEKTALAEAEVEYEDITSTQIDVAFEIVESAVPELVGAYAVIWTTTPWTIPTNQALAYGPEVEYVVLQTSSLGVVGWGEQESAAHENVGRALFGRKFLIAADLQKTFQDRLSAYLTALLKAAGHDSKVIFQANAEVWRGKGSDLAGTTARHPMHALGGFFAEPRPLLAGDFVTTDSGTGLVHMAPDHGEDDFELCKANGIGPKFVVEADGKYREDWLWLAGQGSVINPKFNAPEGPICSDLREAGALLAASADYKHSYPHSWRSKAKVIYRCTPQWFVPMDRPLERVSTSLDTNGEQNKGPFGSSEVETPTLRETAMQAIAETRFVPEKGRNRIGAMVEGRPDWVLSRQRAWGVPITLFVDRKSGEYLVDKAVNARIVAAVREGGVDAWSDARAQEYLGDAYDAEQFERVTDILDVWFDSGSTHAFVLESGKWPELLRPEGYEGPHADLYLEGSDQHRGWFQSSLLEACATRGHAPYKAVLTHGFTMDSKGMKMSKSLGNTISPLKVMETNGADIIRLWALSVDFTEDHRIGDEILKGVADQYRKLRNTFRYLLGALDGYNAAETVQNAGEMPELERYVLSLLGKLDATLKQAVADYDFNTYVRALLDFCNEDLSAFFFDIRKDCLYCDAPGDPTRRAYRTVLDVLFQALVRYAAPVIVFTAEEVWQSRYPDAESVHLLEWPEVPVVEADAARWDALRALRQQATEAIEPLRREKTVRSSLEAEVTVPEAAIPAGFDEAQLAELFITAKVHRGQGEAVTVTPSHDHKCGRCWRHLPEVSEDGTLCDRCEDAVALFDGEVQA; this is encoded by the coding sequence ATGACCGAGCAGCGCGATTTCAGACCGACCGTCTTCCTCCCGAAGACCGATTTCCCCATGAAGGCTGGGCTTCCCCAGAAGGAGCCGGGTATTCTGGCGCGCTGGCAGGCGGACGACATTTACGCCAGGACGCGTGAGGCGCGCGCCGGTCGCGAACAGTTCATCCTTCACGATGGCCCGCCCTACGCCAATGGCGACATGCATATCGGCCATGCGCTGAACCACATCCTCAAGGACATGGTCGCCCGCACGCAGACGCTGCTGGGCAAGGACGCGCCTTACGTTCCCGGCTGGGACTGCCACGGCCTGCCGATCGAGTGGAAGGTCGAGGAAGAGTACCGCAAGAAGAAGCGCAACAAGGACGAGGTTCCTGCCGAGGAATTCCGCGCCGAATGTCGCGCCTATGCCGCGAACTGGGTGAACGTCCAGCGCGAGCAGTTGAAGCGCCTCGGCGTCAACGGCAACTGGGACAAGCCCTACCTGACGATGGATCCGGAAGCGGAAGGCACCATCGTCGGCGAACTGCTGAAATTCGCCGAGAGCGGCCAGCTCTATCGCGGCGCCAAGCCGGTGATGTGGTCCCCTGTCGAGAAGACCGCACTAGCTGAGGCCGAGGTCGAGTACGAGGACATCACCTCGACCCAGATCGACGTGGCGTTCGAGATCGTCGAGTCGGCCGTGCCGGAACTGGTCGGCGCTTATGCGGTGATCTGGACGACGACGCCCTGGACGATCCCGACCAACCAGGCGCTCGCGTATGGGCCTGAGGTTGAGTATGTTGTTCTCCAGACGTCTTCACTTGGTGTAGTGGGTTGGGGCGAGCAGGAATCCGCAGCTCATGAGAATGTGGGACGCGCCTTATTCGGTCGAAAATTCCTGATTGCGGCTGATCTGCAAAAGACTTTTCAAGATCGACTGTCGGCATACCTGACTGCCTTGTTGAAAGCGGCAGGCCATGACAGCAAAGTCATCTTCCAAGCGAATGCGGAAGTATGGCGTGGCAAAGGCTCCGACCTTGCCGGAACCACAGCCCGCCACCCGATGCATGCCCTCGGCGGGTTCTTCGCCGAGCCGCGTCCGCTACTCGCAGGCGATTTCGTCACCACGGACAGCGGCACCGGCCTCGTCCACATGGCGCCCGACCATGGCGAGGACGACTTCGAGCTGTGCAAGGCCAACGGCATCGGCCCCAAGTTCGTGGTCGAGGCGGACGGCAAGTACCGCGAGGACTGGCTGTGGCTGGCCGGGCAGGGCTCGGTCATCAACCCCAAGTTCAACGCGCCCGAGGGTCCGATCTGCTCGGACCTGCGCGAAGCAGGTGCGCTGCTGGCAGCCTCGGCGGACTACAAGCATTCCTATCCGCACTCGTGGCGTTCCAAGGCCAAGGTGATCTACCGCTGCACGCCGCAGTGGTTCGTGCCGATGGACAGGCCGCTCGAACGTGTCTCGACTTCGCTCGACACGAACGGAGAACAGAACAAAGGTCCGTTCGGGTCGAGCGAAGTCGAGACCCCGACCCTGCGCGAAACGGCGATGCAGGCCATCGCCGAGACGCGTTTCGTCCCCGAAAAGGGCCGCAACCGTATCGGCGCGATGGTCGAAGGGCGTCCCGACTGGGTGCTTTCGCGCCAGCGCGCATGGGGTGTGCCGATCACGCTGTTCGTCGATCGCAAGTCGGGCGAGTACCTCGTCGACAAGGCCGTGAACGCGCGGATCGTTGCGGCGGTGCGTGAAGGCGGCGTCGATGCCTGGTCCGATGCGCGCGCGCAGGAATACCTCGGCGATGCCTATGACGCCGAGCAATTCGAACGCGTTACCGACATTCTCGACGTGTGGTTCGATTCCGGTTCGACCCACGCCTTCGTGCTCGAATCGGGCAAGTGGCCCGAACTGCTGCGTCCCGAAGGCTACGAGGGACCGCATGCGGATCTCTACCTCGAAGGCTCGGATCAGCATCGCGGCTGGTTCCAGTCCTCGCTGCTGGAGGCCTGCGCAACGCGTGGGCATGCGCCCTACAAGGCGGTGCTGACCCACGGTTTCACCATGGATTCCAAGGGCATGAAGATGTCCAAGTCGCTGGGGAACACCATCAGCCCGCTGAAGGTGATGGAGACCAACGGCGCCGACATCATTCGTCTCTGGGCGCTCTCGGTGGACTTCACCGAAGATCACCGCATCGGCGACGAGATCCTGAAAGGCGTTGCGGATCAATACCGTAAGCTGCGCAACACGTTCCGTTACCTCTTGGGTGCGCTGGACGGGTACAACGCGGCAGAGACGGTACAGAACGCAGGCGAGATGCCCGAACTGGAGCGCTACGTGCTCTCGCTGCTGGGCAAGCTTGACGCGACGCTGAAGCAGGCAGTCGCCGACTACGATTTCAACACTTACGTCCGCGCGCTGCTCGATTTCTGCAACGAGGACCTCTCGGCGTTCTTCTTCGATATCCGCAAGGACTGCCTCTACTGCGACGCGCCCGGCGATCCGACCCGCCGCGCCTATCGCACCGTGCTGGACGTGCTGTTCCAGGCGCTGGTGCGCTATGCCGCGCCGGTGATCGTGTTCACGGCAGAGGAAGTCTGGCAGAGCCGCTACCCCGATGCCGAGAGCGTTCACCTGCTCGAATGGCCGGAAGTCCCGGTGGTCGAGGCCGACGCTGCACGCTGGGATGCCCTGCGCGCGCTGCGCCAGCAGGCGACCGAGGCGATCGAGCCGCTGCGCCGCGAGAAGACCGTGCGCTCCAGCCTGGAAGCCGAAGTCACTGTGCCGGAGGCCGCCATTCCGGCAGGCTTCGACGAGGCGCAGCTGGCCGAACTGTTCATCACCGCGAAAGTCCATCGTGGGCAGGGCGAGGCGGTGACTGTCACCCCCTCGCATGACCACAAGTGCGGTCGCTGCTGGCGCCATCTTCCCGAAGTTTCGGAGGATGGCACGCTGTGCGACCGTTGCGAGGATGCCGTGGCGCTGTTCGATGGCGAGGTCCAGGCGTGA
- a CDS encoding DUF3035 domain-containing protein, which yields MPMKKVVALLAVAGGALLVSGCGNTSMFNHAGPDEFAVQRQAPLVIPPDFAIAPPKQGQPRPADDSVQQQTLNALFGGSQPRSSIESNALSMAGSADPAIRSTVGDPNTYTVAKDRVTQQILAAPEGDGRDAQTAVGG from the coding sequence ATGCCGATGAAGAAAGTCGTTGCCCTCCTCGCCGTCGCTGGCGGCGCGTTGCTCGTGTCGGGCTGCGGCAACACCAGCATGTTCAACCACGCCGGGCCTGACGAATTCGCCGTGCAGCGCCAGGCGCCGCTGGTGATCCCGCCGGACTTCGCGATTGCGCCGCCGAAGCAGGGTCAGCCTCGCCCCGCTGACGATTCGGTGCAGCAGCAGACGCTGAATGCCCTGTTCGGTGGTTCGCAGCCGCGCAGCTCGATCGAATCGAACGCGCTGAGCATGGCCGGTTCCGCCGACCCGGCGATCCGTTCGACGGTGGGCGATCCCAACACCTATACGGTCGCCAAGGACCGCGTGACCCAGCAGATTCTTGCGGCGCCGGAAGGCGATGGCCGTGATGCGCAGACTGCCGTGGGCGGCTGA
- a CDS encoding MFS transporter, with product MATYSPAGTVSVRPYVTVDEAAQQRTDGWSRLQILVVAICFILNMLDGMDVLILSYIAPALSKDWQVTPDRLGVVFSASLAGMAAGGLLIAPLADKFGRRRLILAAMLTMTVAMFGSAIAGSITELIVSRFVVGVGIGTVLASMAALTAEYAPAKHRTFAVGFLQAGYPIGATLTGFIVAGQLATHGWQAMLLGAAALCLCSLPLVIFFLPESLDFLLARQPKGALEQANAILARIGGAPLDALPERKTAAKGSAGLRGVVGEGRMLGTSLLWAATIFGFMTLYFVISWIPKLAIEAGLPETQAIYAGAIYNVGAFLGITSIGLVGSKLDLGRSIFGYLLCSAGALVVFGAYSMPLAETLLVAFLIGVFVQGGFNGVYPLAAQFYPAQVRSTGLGWAMGIGRIGAVIGPMLGGYMLAEKVPLATIFAVFAVPAIASGICCALVTATKRD from the coding sequence ATGGCCACTTATTCCCCAGCCGGCACCGTATCGGTGCGGCCTTATGTGACGGTCGACGAGGCCGCGCAGCAACGCACCGACGGCTGGTCGCGCCTCCAGATCCTGGTCGTGGCGATCTGCTTCATTCTCAACATGCTGGACGGCATGGACGTGCTGATCCTGTCCTATATCGCGCCCGCGCTGTCCAAGGACTGGCAGGTCACGCCCGATCGACTCGGCGTGGTGTTCAGCGCCAGCCTCGCCGGGATGGCCGCAGGCGGGTTGCTGATCGCACCGCTGGCCGACAAGTTCGGCCGCCGCCGCCTGATCCTTGCCGCAATGCTGACGATGACCGTCGCGATGTTCGGCTCCGCAATCGCCGGATCGATCACCGAACTGATCGTCTCGCGCTTCGTGGTGGGCGTCGGCATCGGCACGGTTCTGGCGAGCATGGCTGCGCTGACGGCCGAATATGCGCCTGCCAAGCACCGCACGTTTGCGGTCGGCTTCCTGCAGGCGGGCTATCCCATCGGCGCGACGCTCACCGGGTTCATCGTTGCCGGACAACTGGCCACGCACGGCTGGCAGGCGATGCTGCTGGGCGCCGCTGCCCTATGCCTGTGCTCGCTGCCGCTGGTGATCTTCTTCCTGCCCGAATCGCTCGACTTCCTGCTCGCTCGCCAGCCCAAGGGCGCGCTGGAGCAGGCCAACGCGATCCTGGCCCGCATCGGCGGCGCGCCGCTGGACGCCCTGCCCGAGCGCAAGACTGCCGCCAAGGGCAGCGCGGGCCTGCGCGGCGTTGTGGGTGAAGGCCGCATGCTCGGTACCTCGCTGCTGTGGGCGGCAACGATCTTCGGCTTCATGACGCTCTATTTCGTCATCAGCTGGATTCCCAAGCTGGCGATCGAGGCGGGCCTGCCCGAAACGCAGGCGATCTATGCCGGTGCGATCTACAACGTCGGCGCGTTCCTGGGCATCACCTCGATCGGCCTCGTCGGCTCGAAGCTGGACCTTGGCCGCTCGATCTTCGGCTATCTGCTGTGCTCCGCAGGCGCGCTGGTGGTGTTCGGCGCCTATTCGATGCCGCTGGCCGAGACGCTCCTCGTCGCCTTCCTGATCGGCGTGTTCGTGCAGGGCGGCTTCAACGGCGTCTACCCGCTCGCTGCCCAGTTCTACCCCGCACAGGTCCGCAGCACCGGTCTTGGCTGGGCGATGGGCATCGGTCGCATCGGCGCCGTAATCGGCCCGATGCTGGGCGGCTACATGCTGGCCGAGAAAGTGCCTCTCGCGACGATCTTCGCGGTCTTTGCCGTCCCTGCGATAGCGTCCGGCATCTGCTGCGCGCTGGTGACAGCAACCAAGCGCGACTGA
- a CDS encoding bifunctional sugar phosphate isomerase/epimerase/4-hydroxyphenylpyruvate dioxygenase family protein has protein sequence MSSVSPSTAPTNAVATVSLSGTLQQKLEAAAAAGYDGVEIFENDLIAAPQRPVEIKRMLDDLGLACMLYQPFRDFEGMPGDMRARAFDRAERKFDLMGEIDCDRILVCSNCSPHSSGDVNQIVADFRELGERAQARGIRVGYEALAWGRHVNDHRQVWDIVSQVDHPAIGIILDSFHSLSRRIPSESIAQIRGDKIVFVQLADAPVLDMDLLYWSRHFRNLPGQGGLDVTTFVAEILKTGYDGPLSLEIFNDRFRSASTRMVAQDGHRSLEYIRDAALHLNGQPTTMPAPQAPLKAEFVEFAVAPTDSARLGDTLGSLGFRHAGTHRTKKVTRWKQGNVNLVVNAEEKGFARSYRIVHGPSICAIGVRVADAQAVMDRAAALGIKAYSPEGRPGRMAMPALRGVGGSLVYLVEDSGAEALWAHEFAAVAEAGDLSAPDAVREIDHLGAVVHGDEFLSWQLYWRALFGLEGRDAQDVIDPSGLVSSQAFQSPDGAFRVTINGTDARETLSARFLAQGMGGGFQHVAFACEDIAAASTAMRDKAASLLEIPANYYDDLVARFGFDEAKIAAMAEGNLLYDEDAAGAPYRQFYSRAFDKLFFFEFVERENGYGGYGAPNAGIRLAAQTRHRDPELIKD, from the coding sequence ATGTCCAGCGTTTCTCCATCGACAGCCCCCACCAACGCCGTCGCCACGGTGTCGCTGAGCGGCACGTTGCAACAGAAGCTTGAGGCCGCTGCTGCTGCCGGGTACGATGGCGTCGAGATCTTCGAGAATGATCTGATCGCCGCGCCGCAGCGCCCCGTCGAGATCAAGCGCATGCTCGACGATCTGGGCCTTGCCTGCATGCTCTACCAGCCGTTCCGCGATTTCGAGGGGATGCCGGGTGACATGCGCGCCCGCGCATTCGATCGCGCCGAGCGCAAGTTCGACCTGATGGGCGAAATCGACTGCGACCGCATCCTTGTCTGCTCCAACTGTTCGCCGCACTCGTCGGGTGACGTGAACCAGATCGTGGCCGACTTCCGCGAACTGGGCGAACGCGCACAGGCACGCGGCATTCGCGTAGGGTACGAGGCGCTCGCCTGGGGGCGGCATGTCAACGATCACCGGCAGGTCTGGGACATCGTCAGCCAGGTCGATCACCCGGCGATCGGCATCATTCTCGACAGCTTCCACTCGCTGTCGCGCCGCATCCCGAGCGAGAGCATCGCGCAGATCCGCGGCGACAAGATCGTCTTCGTGCAACTGGCCGATGCGCCGGTGCTGGATATGGATCTGCTCTACTGGAGCCGCCATTTCCGCAATCTGCCGGGGCAGGGTGGGCTCGACGTCACCACCTTCGTCGCCGAGATTCTCAAGACCGGCTACGACGGCCCACTGTCGCTGGAAATCTTCAACGACCGCTTTCGCTCGGCCTCGACGCGCATGGTGGCGCAGGACGGGCATCGCTCGCTGGAATATATCCGCGACGCGGCGCTGCATCTCAATGGCCAGCCCACGACGATGCCCGCGCCTCAGGCCCCGCTGAAGGCCGAGTTCGTCGAATTCGCGGTGGCGCCCACCGACAGCGCACGGCTTGGCGATACGCTGGGCTCGCTGGGGTTCCGCCATGCCGGGACGCACCGCACCAAGAAGGTCACGCGCTGGAAGCAGGGCAACGTCAATCTCGTCGTCAATGCCGAGGAGAAGGGCTTTGCGCGCTCCTATCGCATAGTTCACGGCCCTTCGATCTGCGCGATCGGCGTTCGCGTGGCGGATGCTCAGGCCGTGATGGACCGGGCAGCGGCGCTCGGAATCAAGGCCTACAGCCCCGAAGGACGCCCCGGCAGGATGGCGATGCCTGCGCTGCGCGGTGTTGGCGGCAGTCTCGTCTATCTGGTCGAGGACAGCGGTGCGGAAGCGCTCTGGGCCCACGAGTTCGCGGCAGTGGCAGAGGCAGGCGATCTGTCGGCGCCCGATGCCGTGCGTGAGATCGACCATCTGGGCGCGGTGGTTCACGGCGACGAGTTCCTGTCGTGGCAACTGTACTGGCGGGCGCTGTTCGGGCTGGAAGGCCGCGATGCACAGGACGTGATCGATCCTTCGGGCCTCGTCAGCAGTCAGGCCTTCCAGTCGCCCGATGGCGCCTTCCGTGTCACCATTAACGGCACCGATGCCCGTGAGACGCTTTCGGCGCGGTTCCTGGCGCAGGGCATGGGCGGCGGCTTCCAGCACGTCGCCTTCGCGTGCGAAGACATTGCGGCGGCATCGACGGCGATGCGGGACAAGGCGGCGTCGCTGCTGGAAATTCCGGCGAACTACTATGACGATCTGGTGGCGCGCTTCGGCTTCGATGAGGCGAAGATCGCGGCCATGGCCGAGGGCAATCTCCTCTATGACGAGGATGCAGCGGGAGCGCCCTATCGCCAGTTCTACAGCCGTGCCTTCGACAAGCTGTTCTTCTTCGAGTTCGTTGAGCGCGAGAACGGCTATGGCGGCTATGGCGCACCCAATGCGGGGATTCGTCTGGCGGCGCAGACCCGGCATCGCGACCCGGAGTTGATAAAGGACTGA
- a CDS encoding LysR family transcriptional regulator produces the protein MIAKTISGAAKMLGTSQPGLSRMLAHMEDRLQFRLFDRTRGRIVPTREASVLFEEIEHVYKGISDLDHVISRLGKGADRTFRVGASPSLGHSVLPRMLARLTANYPALQIQFDILSVEQAHDWLVLQRGDYALTVFPIDHPSILSSRIGHGRMVCTVPADHRLADRQFVELADLRGERIQSFRQDTPRPDHRRDVRGGRRDSRCGDICALCRNGGRLRRQWHGHRAGGQFHRNAGPCRRCALPRNRPAAPAGTSPVPARLHLAQSRRRTPDDRRDLRGNCAYNLAQRATSTHRNAVRNRVAIT, from the coding sequence ATGATCGCCAAGACCATCAGCGGCGCCGCCAAGATGCTGGGCACCTCGCAGCCCGGCCTCAGCCGCATGCTCGCGCATATGGAAGACCGCCTCCAGTTCCGCCTGTTCGACCGCACCCGTGGCCGCATCGTCCCGACCCGCGAGGCGAGCGTACTGTTCGAGGAAATCGAGCATGTCTACAAGGGCATAAGCGATCTCGACCATGTGATTTCTCGGCTGGGCAAAGGCGCGGACCGCACGTTCCGGGTGGGCGCCTCGCCCTCGCTGGGGCACTCGGTGCTCCCACGCATGCTGGCGCGCCTGACCGCGAACTACCCCGCGCTGCAGATCCAGTTCGACATCCTCTCGGTAGAGCAGGCGCACGACTGGCTGGTGCTCCAGCGCGGCGACTATGCGCTGACGGTGTTTCCCATCGATCACCCCAGCATCCTGTCGAGCCGGATCGGCCATGGCCGCATGGTCTGCACCGTGCCTGCCGATCACCGGCTGGCGGATCGACAGTTCGTCGAACTCGCAGACTTGCGTGGTGAGCGTATCCAGTCATTCCGGCAGGACACCCCACGGCCAGATCATCGCCGCGATGTACGAGGCGGCAGGCGAGACTCTCGATGTGGCGACATATGTGCGCTTTGCCGAAACGGCGGTCGCCTTCGTCGCCAATGGCATGGGCATCGCGCTGGTGGACAGTTTCACCGCAATGCAGGGCCATGCCGCCGATGTGCGCTTCCTCGAAATCGCCCAGCCGCACCAGCAGGCACAAGCCCGGTCCCTGCCCGTCTACATCTCGCGCAATCTCGACGCCGCACGCCCGATGATCGGCGAGACCTTCGAGGAAATTGCGCGTACAATCTTGCTCAACGTGCCACGTCCACGCACCGAAATGCGGTCCGGAACAGGGTTGCCATAACTTAA
- a CDS encoding bifunctional riboflavin kinase/FAD synthetase, which yields MIRLDNRQPVSHALHGAVLALGNFDGFHAGHQAVVGEAVRWARELGRPAIVATFDPHPVRLFKPETPPFRLTTLEQRQDMFLAAGATAMLVLHFDRAMAGMGAEEWVRELLGKQLGAVGVVTGEDFTFGRGRTGSPALLQSVGAEFGLSARTVGPVRDEEGVISSSRVRHALQLGDCQTAMRLLTRPFAVRGVVQHGAKLGRSIGFPTANLEMERYLRPRYGIYAVKGRLPDGRVLPGAANLGIRPTIEPPIELLEPYFFDFSGDLYGQEIEVEFHHFLRPEAKFDSLDALMAQIGRDCEQARDLLGVTRPVSGF from the coding sequence ATGATTCGCCTCGATAACCGCCAGCCCGTCTCCCATGCCCTCCACGGTGCCGTTCTGGCGCTGGGTAATTTCGACGGGTTCCATGCCGGGCATCAGGCGGTGGTGGGGGAGGCGGTGCGCTGGGCGCGTGAACTTGGCCGCCCGGCCATCGTCGCGACCTTCGATCCGCACCCTGTGCGCCTGTTCAAGCCCGAGACCCCGCCGTTCCGCCTGACCACGCTCGAGCAGCGGCAGGACATGTTCCTGGCGGCGGGCGCCACCGCGATGCTCGTGCTCCATTTCGACCGCGCGATGGCGGGGATGGGCGCCGAGGAGTGGGTTCGCGAGCTTCTTGGCAAGCAGTTGGGCGCGGTCGGCGTGGTGACGGGGGAGGATTTCACCTTCGGGCGTGGCCGCACCGGCAGTCCTGCGCTGCTCCAGAGCGTCGGCGCCGAGTTCGGCCTGTCCGCCCGCACGGTCGGCCCGGTGCGCGACGAGGAAGGCGTGATCTCCTCCAGCCGCGTGCGTCATGCGCTTCAGTTGGGAGACTGCCAGACGGCGATGCGCCTGCTGACCCGGCCCTTCGCAGTGCGCGGCGTCGTGCAGCACGGGGCCAAGCTGGGCCGCTCGATCGGCTTCCCGACGGCCAACCTCGAAATGGAGCGCTATCTGCGTCCGCGCTATGGCATCTATGCGGTCAAGGGGCGCCTGCCCGATGGCCGGGTGCTGCCCGGTGCCGCGAATCTGGGGATTCGCCCCACCATCGAGCCGCCCATCGAACTGCTGGAACCCTACTTCTTCGATTTCTCCGGCGATCTCTATGGGCAGGAGATCGAGGTGGAGTTCCACCACTTCCTGCGCCCCGAAGCCAAGTTCGATTCGCTCGATGCCCTGATGGCGCAGATCGGGCGGGACTGCGAACAGGCGCGCGACCTGCTGGGCGTCACTCGCCCGGTCTCGGGTTTCTGA
- a CDS encoding 5-(carboxyamino)imidazole ribonucleotide synthase, whose protein sequence is MIAPGETIGILGGGQLGRMIAIAAARLGYRCHIYAPEPDSIAAEVSAAFTCAAWDDAEALAKFAADCAVVTYEFENVPVAPLAALGDVPLLPNTRALETAQDRLSEKRFVTELGGTPAPFVPVDSPEDLKAAIAAIGAPGILKTRRDGYDGKGQWRIMSPGDAEGLDLPVQALIYEGFVTFFAEFSVIVCRAANGEVRFYESALNVHEQGILATSTVPTPQEILWQIPEARALAAKVAEALDYVGVLTLEFFATENGPVFNEMAPRVHNSGHWTIEGALSCQFENHVRAICGLPLGDPGLVTRGAVMRNLIGDDAHDWAGILSDPANHLHLYGKAAARPGRKMGHVTRLVLD, encoded by the coding sequence ATGATTGCTCCCGGCGAAACCATCGGCATTCTCGGCGGCGGCCAGCTTGGCCGGATGATCGCGATAGCTGCCGCCCGTCTCGGCTACCGCTGCCACATCTATGCGCCCGAGCCCGACTCCATCGCGGCCGAAGTCAGCGCGGCGTTCACCTGCGCCGCATGGGACGATGCCGAGGCGCTGGCGAAGTTCGCGGCGGATTGTGCGGTAGTGACTTACGAGTTCGAGAACGTTCCGGTGGCGCCGCTCGCCGCGCTGGGCGATGTGCCGCTGCTGCCGAATACCCGAGCGCTGGAAACCGCGCAGGATCGCCTGTCGGAAAAGCGCTTCGTCACTGAACTGGGCGGTACGCCCGCGCCGTTCGTGCCGGTCGATTCGCCCGAAGACCTGAAGGCTGCGATTGCCGCGATCGGCGCACCGGGCATCCTCAAGACCCGGCGTGACGGCTACGACGGCAAGGGCCAATGGCGCATCATGTCGCCGGGCGACGCCGAGGGTCTCGACCTGCCGGTTCAGGCGTTGATCTACGAAGGTTTCGTCACCTTCTTCGCCGAGTTTTCGGTGATCGTGTGTCGTGCAGCGAATGGCGAGGTTCGATTCTACGAATCGGCGCTCAACGTTCACGAGCAGGGCATCCTGGCGACCAGCACGGTGCCGACGCCGCAGGAGATCCTGTGGCAGATTCCCGAAGCGCGTGCTCTCGCTGCCAAGGTGGCCGAAGCGCTCGATTATGTGGGTGTCCTCACGCTTGAATTCTTCGCGACCGAGAATGGTCCGGTGTTCAACGAGATGGCGCCGCGCGTTCACAATTCGGGGCACTGGACCATCGAGGGGGCGCTTTCGTGCCAGTTCGAGAACCACGTCCGCGCGATCTGCGGCCTGCCGCTCGGCGATCCGGGGCTGGTCACGCGCGGTGCCGTGATGCGCAACCTGATCGGCGACGACGCGCATGACTGGGCAGGTATCCTGTCCGACCCGGCGAACCATCTGCACCTCTATGGCAAGGCAGCGGCGCGCCCCGGTCGCAAGATGGGGCACGTGACCCGGCTGGTGCTGGACTGA
- a CDS encoding dihydrofolate reductase has product MSQTLFLIYARAENGVIGRDGDLPWRLPADLKHFKALTMGKPMIMGRKTFESFPSPLPGRRHIVLTRDTTWQAEGAEPVATAESALALAGEGDIAIIGGAEIFALFLPQAGRVELTEIHAAYEGDTVVPPLPPEWREAVREEHPADGGRPAYAFVTLVRDI; this is encoded by the coding sequence GTGAGCCAGACGCTCTTCCTGATCTATGCGCGCGCCGAAAACGGCGTGATCGGTCGCGATGGCGATCTGCCGTGGCGGCTTCCGGCGGACCTGAAGCACTTCAAGGCGCTGACCATGGGCAAGCCCATGATTATGGGCCGCAAGACGTTCGAGAGTTTCCCGTCGCCGCTGCCGGGCCGTCGCCATATCGTGCTGACCCGCGATACGACTTGGCAGGCCGAAGGCGCGGAGCCGGTCGCAACGGCTGAATCTGCGCTGGCACTGGCCGGAGAAGGCGACATTGCCATCATCGGCGGCGCCGAGATCTTCGCGCTGTTCCTGCCGCAAGCGGGCCGCGTCGAACTGACCGAGATTCACGCTGCCTACGAGGGGGACACAGTCGTGCCGCCCTTGCCGCCCGAATGGCGCGAGGCCGTGCGCGAAGAACATCCGGCAGACGGAGGGCGTCCCGCTTACGCTTTCGTCACGCTGGTCCGGGACATATAG